The Spodoptera frugiperda isolate SF20-4 chromosome 2, AGI-APGP_CSIRO_Sfru_2.0, whole genome shotgun sequence genome includes the window GCGGACCCACGCTGTTTATGAAGAAGATTccctatgtgactcgaaactagtagagcttttctcaatatacatatttacgtgtataaaccgtaatttttttgttaattatgttaatatagTATTATGTAGGGTAAATATAGTATCTACGTAGGTATTTTTCATGTAACGGTAACGTTGGTTCGTAATAGGCAACGTTCTGTACTAGAGAATCTCCTGCGGTggtgtttatacatatatacatattatgacaTAAACATTACACCTAAATTCTAAATCTTGAAATATAAGTGTTcctgattaaaaaaatgtgtttgagTTTAATTGCCCATAACGATTTTGAAAATCGTAGgatttttataatgtaaattgaactaggtttatgaaaatatatattgttctATCAAAGCCTAAATAAAATACCTCGTTTTTTCTCCCAAAAATGGAAATCAGTCTAAATGAAATGCTAATAGCGCGCGCTATCTTAGCTGGTACAGAGTAAAAATACTCAATTCGGTCATTGAACCCGTGAGATAAAACCTTTTTGGTACGGTATAGGcacattatttatagttttatgtaatttatttattagttttccgataaccttatttattatttgtattttataatgaattatttttccACAAGCTtactaacattattataatttagttttcttattATTTGTACAGACACACATCTTTTTCATATcagcataaatatatttttttaactggcactagtaatattattagaacttaaaacgggatatttaccatatttattagattttatgagttgcaacagtgctgaaataacggaaactcataaaaactaataaacatggtaaatacctatcccgttttaaattctaatgatatCATCACAAATAATACTAAGTACATCTGAAGTTACtttacaaattgaattgtttcaTAAAACACTGATAAAGTAATAAAGACAACAAAACTTCACATTACCTAGTCAGTACAATACCTGTTGAAGGCAACTTTGTATGAGTAAAGTTTCAATATTACAAGAGCCGCCATCATTGTTCTACCCCAGACGTAGAACCCTgctcaatataaataaataatacgtagcTTTCGATCGAATAAACAGTACTTAcctatactaaaatattatcaacagtTCACATTGATACATTGAACTACCACTCTTAATTgagtacagcgccatctagtattTATAAGATTAATATTGTAAAGTCATGCAGTTTTACCGACGGCGCCGCTCTGCGCATGCGTAGATGTGTTGGAGGCCACGGTCACAACTACAATCACTGGTtgattacgcacacattggcgGCCCGGTTCGCTCCGTTGTCAAACGTGTCTGAcattttgtagtaaataatgCTGTAATTGAAGTGATTATATCGTGTTTGTGATAGTGAAAAGAAACAAATGTAAGTATTACGtgttattataacttatttacGTATATTTTAGTGGTTATTCAGTCTATTTAACACAGAATGTTGCAGTAAAATAACCTTACAGTTTTGGCTGCAGTGCGCATGTCAGGTTAATTTATTCAATGGTGTTATCACTTTAATAATTGGAGTAGACTATAAAGTGGACTTTATCATAAACACATAATAATGATAATGctatctatttttatataaaaaaatgtcactATGCTGAATAAGAGTCACAATTTCGACTTCACTACCAATATCCGATATGGTCTAGTGGCTAGGATACCTGGCTCTCACCCAggaggctcgggttcgattcccggtatcggaaaaactttttgtaatattttttcttttttttttcagatccAAAATGAATGTAAAGGCGGCTGCGGCCATTACTATGGTCTTTGTGGGATGTTGTTCCAACGTAGTGTTTTTAGAAATGGTTGTTAAAGAAGACCCGGGCGCGGGTAACCTAGCAACATTCCTACAATTTTTATTCATCGCTACAATAGGATTTGTAACAGTTGGAAAATTCGGTACAGCGAAAAGAAACATTCCATTCAAACAGTATCTGTTATTAGTTGGATTTTTCTGGACGAGTAGCGTTGCGAACAACTATGCATTCGATTTCAACATATCGATGCCTTTACACATGATATTCAGAGCTGGATCGTTAATGGCTAACATGGCTATGGGTGTATGGATATTGAAGAAGAGTTACCCACCATTGAAGTACCTGGCTATCTTCATGATATCAGCTGGCATAGCCCTATGTACTATAGTATCCAGTGGCGATGTGAAAGCACCTAGAGAAACTCACGAAGACGCGGCCGAGGAAGAGAGACTGAAGTTCATTGATTGGCTCTGGTGGTGCCTAGGAATAGCCATCCTAACCTTCGCCTTATTCGTATCAGCTCGCATGGGAATCTTCCAAGAATCACTATACTCAAAGTACGGAAAGCATCCATGGGAAGCCCTATACTACACGCACTTACTACCTCTAGTATTCTGGTTGCCAACTGCCTCAAATCTTATTGGACACGTCAAAATCGCAACAGAAACGCCTATTGTAGAATTCCTTGGCTTCGAATTCCCAAGACAAGTTCTGTGGTTAATACTCTACGTGCTAACACAAGGGCTATGCATCAGCGCTGTCTACGTTTTAACAACTGAATGTGCGTCCCTAATCGTAACCTTGACAGTGACATTGAGGAAGTTTGTGTCACTTCTCTTCTCCATAGTATACTTCAGAAACCCATTCACTGTTGGTCACTGGATCGGTACTCTCCTAGTCTTTATTGGTACCATGATCTTTACTGAACTCCTACAGAAGACCGTAGCATTGTTCGTGCCATCGAAAGttgagaagaagaagaagaaataatACGCAATGTGTTTTAGATAATCAGACTGTATGGAATAGTGTGTTTGGTTTCGTGGTGAGAATAGTCTGCAAGAACTGTTTccttctataataataatagaatttttTCAAGTGTTTTTCTCCAACATCACAGTGCTTTATAACTAATAACAAATCACAGAACTTTTTATCATAGACGTTTCCCTCAACTATGCTTGCAAAGTATCCAAAAACGCAGTGCTACTCATAAATGCTAATTAGTGATAAAAACAAGTTTGAGATGTGCATACCGTTATTGAACAGTTACAGAAATAGAAACTAGCTATATTAGTGATATGATTGTCATCAATTGTAATGGACACGCATATTCAATTGTCTGAAGTGCTATCGTAAGATTTCCGATAGTTATTCAGTTGTATGTTACATATTAAATTCATAAGATAAAAGAGACTATATTCAGTATCATCTTAAATCTTTTTACATATGAACGTTTAGAACAAAAACGGCTGTagattatatttaaacaatttcgtcgtaaaatttatttcaagttatttatttaatttatattgatgtctatgtaaaaataataggtatattattaattttttaaggcTCAAATAAATAACGGTTTTATAATTTGCTAAACTTTTAGAGAAAGCTaacgattattatttatatgtcaTTAGTATTAATAAGCGTAGCTAAATGcagttattaatttgttataatattgttgATAATTAACTTATTCTGGGCTGAAAGTTTCTCTCTTTTcctttaacagatttttaacGTTATTCTTCGGtggataaagttgaaaatcaattattaaattttatgacGATTTTTACTGCCAAAAATTGTtacaacagtacccttagtatgagtttgctttacgtttaaagtaatcaaaacgagagcgcgttcggcgctctgattggttagtttattcaagccggccaatcagagctccgtactcgtactaagggtaaagaTCAATTATATCGTTACAAGATTTGCTACATCATCTTACgtccaatatttttaaaattgttactatATTTAACTGTTGTCTATCGCGAGCTACTTACTCATAACGAGTCCTTCATATCATTGACAAGTCATCCAGcgataatataaatatgatcaCTACATGAAGTGGTTTAGTGCTTCGTCATTCCACGTCTAACAGATCGGTAGCTCAGATGATTATATCATGTCTCGTCATCATACAGCGTCATTGTAGATTATGCAAAGTAGCGTGGATTTTATTGACCATCTTTTAAAATAGTAAACTCATTTTGTTGTTAATGtgttgtacctacataatgGTTCGTTTGCTTTGATACCGTAGtgcagtttgttttttaatgccGTACtcagtaatttaatggttactttaccctgtccttagtaattgttttcggtaataaaatcgttactaaggaatagttgtaagtaatcattaaatgtctctgagtgcggcagtaagggTTTAAAAACTGTTGACTGGTTTTGTTTAGGTAATTGTCATTTATCGGCCAATTTATCAACTCCTGGCAGAAGctagcggctttgcccgcgttcctaAGGGATAGAAACTTTCCTATTACCAaattcagctcataccctgtctgtgtaccaaatttagcagtttcatcaaaatccgtttaacAGTTTCAGCacaattgacggacaaacatcaaaataaacaaactttcacatttagaaTGTTAGTGTGATTCTTTCAACTAAGacttgatttttaaataactaccGATATTCAAGCTTACCTGGTtcctacttaataataattaaacaaatattacaactGGTCTATAGTAAATTTATTCGACAATATTATTCAAACACAATATCGTTCACGGTTtctgtacaaaaatatatagaatCATTCAAGTTATtggtttctttaaatattttttgttcgaaCTCGGCGCTCGCGCAAGGCCGTCTCTAATGGTTAGTTCAAAACAGATTTATGTTGCTTTGAGTCATTTATATGGCggattgtttattttcatatatttattttatcttatgtaaCTCGTATGTACCTTTATCTGTATGTAATCGTGAGAATGAAGTGTAAGTACACATATTGTATACTATTTAATCATATAATTGTTACATAATTAGTTCCTGGCTAAGATAACATTAGTGCCATATAAGTTGCTAAGGCATTAATGTGACATGTGAAATAGTTCAAGATGCTAAGTtcatagattttcaactttacctCAAAAAGAATAAGGTTGAGGATCAATTAATCATAAAAATGCAATCTAAGTCAATacagcagctgtcaaatatCTTAAAAAGATTTTCGGCCTTATTATTTAAgtagtaaagttgaaaatctattgacgtAATTTGACAGTTTTCAAGTTAGTTCATCAGCTGGTGTTTTTGGTGTTGAGTGATACTTGCGTTACATAATTAGAGATGatgatttgtaaaatatttatttatttttgttacaacatTAAATGTATAAACACTTGCTATAATGGTGATAATTTGGgttatttattatgatgtaaAAGTATTGTAAACATAGAACATAAATAatccattaatttaaaaaagcaaaatcTGTTatgatagttttaatttaacttcAATTCTAAtggaaaacaattaaataatatttgttaaaatagcGGAATAGCATAATATtcctgaataaaaaaatacaattatttaaaaataattttgacatctGTCATTATGACAAACGTCAAACTGACAATGTCATAGTgacatttgtaaaataataataataatttattatagttggAATTTGATCGTTTTCTTATGGATGTATTCTGTgaggaatattattttatattaacaatcTAATTGGATTTTGTATTATATGAAGAAGCAGCCTATATGCCACGGGTGTGATGCTAAGTATACTTAGATCAATTTATTATGTGATTAGATATAAGTTGTAattgttatgaaataaattaacagGTTTTTATAAAGAGTCTCTGTTTTTTACTTATCCTTGAACCTTTGTTGAGAACGTAGTTCAacgtttgtttattattatttagttttgcaAAGAAGCTGTTTTTTATAGACTGATATATCTCTTCAATTCatttcgattctcgcacggagcaactctttgtgtgatccaaaaatttgttatttcgggtctggtgtatgtaaaattgtatcatgtgtatgagaaattgtatgtttgtaaacgctcttACGTATCAGGGGAAAATCCTATTGTAgggtaacgttttttttatttttataattcttcACTCTTAGTTTAGTCTATCTTGAATTATcttgaaacattaattttaatataactattTAGCTAAAACTTCATAACAACATagctttatattatgtattcaaCGTGAATAGGACTTATAAAACGAGTATCTCTATAAACATGACAAATAATATCATCTCTGCCTATACCTTTGTAAGAACAGGTGTGATGATAAACAAAACATGGACATTATCTAGTCTTTAGCCCTTCAGCCAATTAGGTCTCGACTAATGAtgatatatttaggtacttaggtCTTATCTAGATTATGAGTCTGCATAATTTATGTCATGTCATAGGTATGAGGTATGATagctataaatatttgtatgttgtaATAGCAGCTGATTGTAAAAATCTAGGTGGTGTGGTCACGATTACAGTTTGACGTAACTGATTAAAACTGATTGGTGGATTTCAtcattctgtttttttttagtttttattgttcaTGATGACATGTAATCTGCCTGGTTAGTTGAGTGGTAACTAGCCCGTCTACCGGAAGGAATATGGGGAATATAGTACATATTAGATTCTAATTTGCATAGACGGACATATTAGTTTTACACACTTTTTTAATatagtaacgatggagtttcttgcttgtttttCTCCATtagaagctacactttggaacgagcacctagcttcactgacagacagactgacaattAATTccacgtttcaaaagtgcctaattaacgattaattgaaataaataatttcactttGACTTAAGAATACATTAGTTAATCATTGCACAATACAAACGATTATGAACTCATTCTTCTTTGTACATAAGTTTTCAAGTCGCTTATTTACGTTTATCAAACGGCAATATCTTAGCAGAAAACGCTAAGTCATCATTACAATAGCTACGTCCTTTAGATGACCTTGcctttataaaatacatatacacacacatacatttatttatgtatgtttttaagaCATTGATGATTGTTCTAATTcttacacgttttttttgttttctttaggaAGCCTTATTGTAAAGTATTTAGGATATACTTGTAAGCAACGAAAAACCTAATTTCAGAAGAAAATCTTTACTCGTACAGGATTGAATGCTGCTCTCAATAGTCATAGAACTAATACAATAATCTAGTTTACTAATTAAGTGATTTTtatagacaaataaatatattttcttgctTCTTTCCAATTGTCGCAGTGTCCCGGAGATTAAGGCACCCGCTTGTCAAGCAAGAGGATGCGGATTCGAAAtctggcaagtaccaatgtgactatttcATGTTGTCTGTACTTTTCGTTTTTCTTGGATGCCACTGGAACccttctttctttcttcctGAACTTGAGTCAGCACTGAGCCAGAACCCGGCTAAATACCAGTCTGACCTTTATTACCCAGTAAAGGGTAATACGATATTCTTGGTcaaaattttcttgaaaaactTTTAGATGAACAATTGGAAACATAATGCCAAGAGAGCCGAATTTCTTCCTTCTTAAGTTTGCATGGGATCTGTAATCCTTTCTTCGAGAAACCTTTTCTGTGCAGTGGCGAACTCCAAGCTGATATTTATAACCTTCCCTCTATGTGTATCACTATAGTTAGTTTAAGAGCCACTTGGTGTTTAGTTGAGCATGTATGTGTCTGTATACTCTATGTACTTAGTTGTGATTTACCCTTAAAATTAAGGATTTTGTTGCAAAAATGTCCAGCTGACCACTCACGATGAGTCGCCGCCGCCGTTGCCAACTAATCTTGCCGTAATTGGAAACCGATTAGAGGATTAAGTCTTACAAACAACAGTGACAGTTTCCGTGCCGAGTAATCTAGATAACTGCCACGATAGTTGTTATCAATCTGAATTGGGAAAAGCTGGGAAATGGGTAACGCAACCAGGAGTTACTGACGGCTAAATGGAAATAACGCCTACGGTTTTCCGTGCAGCCGATACTCTCTAGTTATGTTTAAAGCCCCATGTAATTGAGGATAAGTCCATTGTTTGAGGAGATGcgcttaattattatgtacaaagCCTTGATATACACGCATGACGTATTTCGCATTGACCAATTATCTTGGTCTCAGGAGATCAACGCGCAATCCTCTATAATAGACCCGTGTTCAGCAACTAACATGCGTAatcctatttaattttaaaaggccTTAATACAACGTATTTTTCCAGAATGAGATTACGTACGTAACGTCGTTTAGTTTTTGCACGGTTACCGCCGGCAATCCCATCTGGGGTCTTACCGAAATTATTTGGAGACGTAAACCGCATCTCAAATGCCTGGCCCTGACTCCCAAAAAATTCTGACTAAATAAAAGCAAAGAATGTCGCCCACGTTATCCGTTAGCCACGATTGGGTGCGAAATTAGCGAGCACTAGAGCAAAAGCTTGGCTAGCGAATTTCCTACATCCTATACGCTCCACCAACTTAGAACCCTCACTACTACAACAAAAACTCGAGCCAAAATGAATCTTATCTCGCTGCCTTAGAGGTCAGACCCACTCCAGGGatgttaaagttaattttgCAGTCGCTAAAGCGGACGGCGGCGGAATTTCAACAAGTTGGACGATTGCTTTGAAATACATGATTATGAATGCGCTCGTTTGAGTCTTTATGGTCGGAGAGATAAGGTCGGATTTGGAGCTCCGGGAGGATAGAATAAAGCGGTTGTTTGGAAGGCAGTGGCCCCAGTAGCAGTGCAGACATTCTTGACGAATGCTGCCAAAAACCGGGCAGTTTTCACCTCGTTCGGGGtacagtttattgttttatttgcgcTTTAGTTTTCTACTGGATTTCGGGCGGTTTAGTTTTGGGACATTTTGAAGAATGATGAGGACACGTTTTTTAAACCAAATCAAATACAAGTACCTAGAATTATTtgatttgtgtgtgtgtttttttttaattttttcaattgCTTTgctgttgtaattttttttgctTCTTATCCCTTCTAGGAACGGTCCGTTCTGAAAAATTATTCTGTCTTTTTATTTGTATCTCACTAAAAGTATAAACCATACCCTTAACCCAAAAGACTTCTTTAACCATCCATTAATCCGCCAAATCTCCAAACAACCCAACTTCTTCAGTAACTCAATAAATACGCCATCCCTATTTCATCTATCATTAAACTAATGTCCCATACAATGGACTGATAGTCCCGCAGTAAGATTTAGACATCAATAAATTTAGTCAGCCGGCCGCGGCAcaatttatgtacctatgtctACAGGAGAATTCCACACCTTCCTGTGGACCAACCCTGGTATGCTTGCACATGCATGTATTGCAATTTCGACTGAAGTATTTACTTCTCTAGCCTAGATCTCAGGTAGTTTACAGTACAAGTTTGTAAGGAACTTAATTGTTTCTGTGGTTCCTCAGAAGTGGACGCCATTATGTTTAGAAATATGTTAACTATGTATGTGTTAACATGTactatgttgttttgtttggaaGATGTATCTGTTAATGTTAGTTTGTGTTCTGCATGTATGTATTGTTGTTTCGATATTGAATGTGTTATTGTTTAGATACGAGtattatattaatgtgtaaTGAAATTAGTAGCAACAATAATCCTTATGGTGATCAAATTATGagacaattttaaaaatgtaaaaacattaCTAATTggcttaaaaattaaaagaataaattaacGGTACTTACTAAATAGACACAAaggaatatacatataattatgttgtcgATAGGAAAACCAGAACTACTAAAcccttatttattaaatgttggtGTTATTTACtagttgtattttataaatgcacTATTAGTATCTCTAGTAATGGCCAAAAAGTGAGAAATCACCCTGGAGTCAGGAAATTCGGCGGTATTTATTTCACCTTTGTgcctcggaaagcacgtaaagctgTTTGGTCCTGCGACTAACCTCTCTCTGGCCGTGCTGATCAGCAACAGgagttttatggtataagaacGGTAAACGAGTTAtgaacggatcacctgatggtaagcaatcgtcgccacccATGGACGCCGCAAACACAGAATCCTATAAGTgaaggaacagagagtgcacatGTGTTTGCACCACACTTGTgaactataatatctcctgcatagttggctagtctagttagacagatggctaccgtgatcgaaatcgatcgggagatttaATCTGTAGTAGGTAGGAACTCAATAAAAAATGGGTCAGTTCCCTTAGTTAAATAGGTGCAATTTGTATAACTGTTTGTAGTTAACTGTGTCTG containing:
- the LOC118269487 gene encoding UDP-xylose and UDP-N-acetylglucosamine transporter gives rise to the protein MNVKAAAAITMVFVGCCSNVVFLEMVVKEDPGAGNLATFLQFLFIATIGFVTVGKFGTAKRNIPFKQYLLLVGFFWTSSVANNYAFDFNISMPLHMIFRAGSLMANMAMGVWILKKSYPPLKYLAIFMISAGIALCTIVSSGDVKAPRETHEDAAEEERLKFIDWLWWCLGIAILTFALFVSARMGIFQESLYSKYGKHPWEALYYTHLLPLVFWLPTASNLIGHVKIATETPIVEFLGFEFPRQVLWLILYVLTQGLCISAVYVLTTECASLIVTLTVTLRKFVSLLFSIVYFRNPFTVGHWIGTLLVFIGTMIFTELLQKTVALFVPSKVEKKKKK